One window from the genome of Acidobacteriota bacterium encodes:
- a CDS encoding PIN domain-containing protein, translated as MVVDTSIVLAILFNEAAGPAALDLLQTHSNDLQMSTVNYAECLILIHDRQPRLYGQLKDLIDASTMQLVPPTPPQAEAAALARIRYPLNLGDCFAYALAKQEGTSLLTLDRDFRKADVKVIFP; from the coding sequence GTGGTAGTAGATACCTCCATCGTGCTGGCGATTTTGTTCAATGAAGCCGCCGGGCCTGCGGCACTGGATTTGCTTCAGACGCACAGCAACGACCTACAGATGAGCACGGTCAACTACGCCGAATGTTTGATCCTCATTCACGATCGCCAGCCGCGATTGTATGGCCAGCTAAAGGATCTGATCGACGCGTCGACCATGCAGCTCGTCCCACCAACACCGCCGCAAGCCGAAGCCGCGGCGCTAGCACGTATACGTTATCCACTGAATCTCGGCGACTGCTTCGCCTACGCCCTGGCCAAGCAGGAAGGCACTTCGCTGCTGACCCTCGACCGCGACTTCCGCAAGGCCGATGTGAAAGTGATCTTCCCCTGA
- a CDS encoding ParA family protein — translation MARIIAVANQKGGVGKTTTAVNLAASLAAAEIRVLLIDCDAQANATASLGFPRDAERPSLFNALFPEENDRDGLAGVTHATCLDGLYLVPSDRNLVGADFELYGLENREFRLRALLEPVRDQFEYIIIDCPPALTLLTINALAAADSLLVPIQCEYLSLEGISALIDTMDRVRTGLNPNLEMEGILLTMFDERTTLTKQVATELRDHFPEKVFETVIPRNVRLAEAPSHGQPVLLYDVRSRGAEAYIQLAKELIKRVVTDKVHEA, via the coding sequence TTGGCCAGAATCATTGCGGTTGCCAATCAGAAAGGCGGGGTAGGGAAGACAACTACCGCCGTAAACTTGGCTGCGTCCCTGGCGGCAGCCGAGATTCGTGTTTTGCTCATTGATTGTGATGCCCAGGCCAATGCCACGGCTAGCTTGGGATTCCCGCGTGATGCCGAACGTCCATCGTTGTTCAACGCACTGTTTCCGGAAGAAAATGATCGAGACGGCCTTGCCGGAGTTACCCACGCGACTTGTTTAGATGGCTTATACCTTGTCCCTTCGGACCGGAATCTGGTGGGTGCCGACTTTGAACTCTACGGCCTGGAAAACCGAGAGTTTCGCTTGCGAGCTCTCCTGGAACCGGTTCGAGACCAATTTGAATACATCATTATAGATTGCCCACCTGCGCTTACTCTATTGACGATAAATGCCTTAGCGGCCGCCGATTCACTTCTTGTGCCGATCCAATGTGAATACCTCTCGCTCGAAGGCATTTCCGCATTGATAGATACAATGGATCGTGTTCGCACTGGATTGAATCCCAACCTGGAGATGGAAGGTATTTTGCTCACGATGTTTGATGAGAGGACTACTCTAACCAAGCAAGTTGCCACGGAGTTGCGGGACCATTTTCCCGAAAAGGTTTTCGAAACGGTGATCCCACGTAACGTGCGTCTGGCGGAAGCCCCTAGTCATGGGCAGCCGGTCCTGCTATACGACGTCCGATCCAGGGGCGCCGAAGCATATATTCAGCTCGCCAAGGAACTAATAAAGAGGGTAGTAACTGATAAGGTTCACGAGGCGTAG
- a CDS encoding phage holin family protein, producing MRRMLINWLLSALALLAVAHIMPGFVVSGFLSALLAAIVIGLVNGTLGLLLKIVTIPITMLTLGLFWFVINAAMLLLASWITPGFEVQSFFSAFFGALLLSLVNLALRFLVSESPTK from the coding sequence ATGCGAAGGATGCTCATCAACTGGCTGCTTAGTGCGCTGGCGCTGCTGGCCGTGGCGCACATCATGCCGGGCTTCGTGGTCAGCGGCTTCTTATCAGCATTGCTGGCGGCGATAGTCATTGGCCTGGTCAACGGCACGCTCGGCCTGTTACTAAAGATCGTTACGATTCCAATTACGATGCTGACGCTGGGACTTTTCTGGTTTGTGATCAATGCCGCCATGCTGCTGCTGGCTTCGTGGATCACTCCCGGTTTTGAGGTTCAGAGTTTTTTCTCCGCCTTCTTTGGAGCGCTGCTGCTGAGTCTGGTGAATCTTGCTCTCCGCTTCCTCGTTTCCGAATCGCCCACTAAATGA
- a CDS encoding amidase, protein MPASFFCVTMPGMTHLQEELSRRGFLKGALAAGASPLLAAGLTEARILRQGQPVATLATSGELTRLSIREASELLRKKKVSPVELTKECLARIERYNPALNAFITVTAESALAEARAAEAEIQRGRWRGPLHGIPIALKDLFDTKGVRTTAASELFKDRIPTEDAEVVRRLKAAGAVFLGKQNMHEFAYGSTSVFSYFGAVHNPWHLEYMAGGSSGGSAAAVSAELCFGALGSDTGGSIRGPAACCGIVGLKPTYGLVSTRGAIPLSWSRDHVGPLTRHVADAAIMLQAIAGYDPEEVTSVHMDLPKYSSGLGAKTSTLRLGVPRDFFYAGLNPEIEASVKQALDVLGRLTSSLRDSDMPVITNQVVTDAEAVAFHAETLGKTPELYMTYTRGRLSTGAKVTARAYIEGRREQDELRRNIRKSFAALDVLVTPTTPIPARTIVEATGDDPLAIARRLDLRNCTPFNINGLPSISIPCGFTSAGLPIGLQISGPHGGEAVVLQLAYAYEQATEWHKRRPPL, encoded by the coding sequence ATGCCCGCCTCATTTTTTTGTGTTACTATGCCCGGCATGACTCACCTACAAGAAGAATTATCACGCCGTGGATTTCTGAAAGGTGCACTCGCGGCGGGAGCCAGTCCCTTGCTAGCTGCTGGGCTAACCGAAGCCAGAATTTTAAGGCAGGGGCAGCCTGTTGCAACACTCGCGACGAGCGGTGAGCTCACACGGCTGAGTATTCGCGAGGCCAGCGAGTTGCTGCGGAAGAAGAAGGTTTCGCCGGTTGAGCTAACCAAGGAGTGCCTCGCCAGAATCGAGCGCTACAATCCCGCGCTGAATGCTTTCATCACGGTCACAGCGGAGTCGGCTTTGGCAGAAGCTCGCGCCGCCGAAGCGGAAATCCAGCGAGGGAGATGGCGGGGTCCGTTGCATGGGATACCCATTGCGTTGAAGGATTTGTTTGATACCAAGGGGGTACGAACAACTGCCGCAAGTGAATTATTCAAGGACCGAATTCCCACCGAAGATGCTGAAGTGGTGCGCCGTCTCAAAGCCGCTGGCGCAGTGTTTCTCGGCAAGCAGAACATGCACGAATTCGCCTACGGCTCTACCTCCGTTTTTAGTTATTTCGGTGCAGTGCACAATCCTTGGCATCTGGAATATATGGCCGGCGGTTCGTCCGGGGGCTCTGCTGCGGCCGTTTCGGCCGAGCTTTGCTTTGGGGCGCTTGGATCAGACACCGGAGGTTCTATTCGCGGTCCAGCCGCATGCTGCGGCATCGTTGGACTAAAACCGACCTATGGGCTGGTCAGCACTCGTGGGGCAATTCCCCTTTCTTGGTCGCGAGATCATGTCGGGCCGTTGACTCGTCACGTTGCTGACGCAGCGATCATGCTTCAGGCTATCGCCGGTTACGATCCAGAGGAAGTGACAAGTGTACATATGGACCTGCCCAAATACTCTTCAGGATTAGGGGCCAAGACTTCCACTCTGCGTCTGGGAGTACCCCGCGATTTTTTCTACGCGGGCTTGAATCCCGAAATCGAAGCTTCCGTCAAACAGGCATTGGATGTACTAGGACGACTTACTAGCAGCCTTCGGGATAGCGATATGCCTGTAATTACCAATCAAGTGGTAACGGACGCGGAAGCGGTTGCATTCCATGCAGAAACGCTGGGAAAAACGCCGGAACTTTATATGACGTACACTCGGGGACGACTCAGCACGGGGGCTAAGGTTACCGCCCGGGCTTATATCGAAGGGCGCCGTGAACAAGACGAGTTGCGTCGAAATATCCGAAAGTCGTTTGCAGCCTTGGACGTTTTAGTAACCCCAACCACTCCGATTCCGGCCCGTACAATCGTGGAGGCTACAGGAGACGATCCACTGGCGATTGCCCGTCGGCTTGATCTTCGGAATTGCACTCCATTCAACATCAACGGCCTTCCCAGCATTTCCATTCCCTGCGGGTTCACCAGCGCGGGTCTCCCCATCGGATTGCAGATCAGCGGACCACATGGCGGCGAGGCGGTTGTCCTGCAACTCGCCTACGCCTATGAGCAGGCGACGGAATGGCACAAGCGCCGCCCGCCACTATAG
- a CDS encoding ankyrin repeat domain-containing protein, which yields MKREWQKAAKSGDVESLWQLLHDAAGPGSSSANASALINSLDKHGQTALMLAAMHGRTAAVQLLIEQGAELNHTAKYNLSALMLAVVNNHAEIARMLVEAGADLQIRGSGAPGFFQKTALDYAEGAGRDELCAILRAASDSK from the coding sequence ATGAAAAGGGAATGGCAGAAGGCCGCCAAATCAGGTGACGTGGAGTCTCTGTGGCAGTTGCTGCATGATGCAGCAGGCCCCGGTTCCAGCAGCGCAAACGCTTCTGCGCTAATTAACTCCTTGGACAAACATGGGCAGACGGCTTTGATGCTCGCGGCAATGCATGGGCGCACCGCCGCTGTGCAGTTGCTGATAGAGCAGGGAGCCGAGCTGAATCACACGGCGAAGTATAACCTGAGCGCGTTGATGCTTGCGGTGGTCAACAATCACGCGGAGATAGCGCGCATGCTAGTGGAGGCGGGCGCAGATCTGCAAATACGCGGTTCCGGCGCTCCGGGCTTCTTTCAAAAGACCGCGTTGGATTACGCCGAAGGCGCGGGTCGCGATGAACTCTGCGCGATTCTGCGAGCAGCTTCCGATAGCAAATAG
- a CDS encoding ParB/RepB/Spo0J family partition protein — protein MEDYKMEPNQPPQAKPPVTPITMRRGLGRGLDALLPSVGPVVLSSDAIRQIPVASITPNPFQPRTVFKTDRLRELADSIRVHGVMQPIVVRKDGDRYMLIAGERRWRASTLAGQVTVPAIVRDVPNNQVLELTLIENIQREDLNPIETAEAFQRLAMETHLTHDQIAERTGKDRTTVTNLLRLLKLPSEVRSRIVAGEISLGHAKVLLGLTSEAVQKTLAARIVAQGLSVRQLEEIAKTEAGRSTRAGKNSSEVGATKESIVDPNIRAAITEIERALGARVHLKGNNKSGKILIEYNSAEELDRIYGRIVGRKQ, from the coding sequence ATGGAGGATTATAAGATGGAACCGAACCAACCGCCACAGGCAAAGCCACCCGTAACCCCAATAACCATGCGCAGGGGCCTAGGGAGAGGCTTGGATGCCTTGCTGCCCTCCGTTGGGCCAGTGGTCCTCTCCTCGGATGCGATAAGGCAGATTCCCGTAGCCTCCATCACCCCCAACCCTTTCCAGCCGCGTACCGTCTTTAAGACCGATCGCCTGCGCGAACTTGCTGACAGCATCAGGGTTCATGGAGTCATGCAACCGATTGTAGTCCGCAAGGACGGGGATCGCTACATGCTGATCGCCGGGGAGCGCCGCTGGCGAGCAAGCACACTGGCGGGGCAGGTGACTGTGCCTGCAATTGTTCGGGATGTTCCTAATAATCAAGTACTTGAACTGACTCTAATCGAAAATATCCAGCGCGAAGACCTAAATCCAATTGAGACGGCGGAGGCTTTTCAGCGCTTGGCAATGGAGACTCATCTAACTCACGACCAAATCGCCGAACGCACCGGAAAAGATCGAACAACTGTTACTAACTTATTGCGATTATTGAAGTTACCAAGCGAAGTCAGGTCTAGGATCGTGGCCGGTGAGATCAGCCTTGGCCATGCTAAGGTGCTGCTCGGACTAACTTCGGAAGCGGTTCAGAAGACGCTAGCCGCGCGCATTGTCGCTCAGGGACTGTCGGTCCGGCAATTGGAAGAGATCGCTAAGACCGAGGCGGGTCGTTCGACCCGGGCAGGGAAGAACTCATCCGAAGTTGGGGCGACGAAAGAGTCCATCGTTGACCCCAATATCCGTGCGGCCATCACTGAAATTGAGAGGGCGCTCGGAGCCCGCGTCCACCTGAAGGGCAATAACAAGAGCGGGAAAATACTGATCGAATACAACTCGGCCGAGGAGCTGGACCGTATCTACGGGCGAATCGTTGGGCGTAAGCAATAG
- a CDS encoding elongation factor 4: MDSKYIRNFSIIAHIDHGKSTLADRLLEVTGALAQREMMAQVLDTMDLERERGITIKAHAVRLMYHAKDGHDYQLNLIDTPGHVDFSYEVSRSLAACEGALLVVDASQGVEAQTIANAFLALENNLEMIPVINKIDLPSAEPEMAKQQIEHAIGLPPADAILVSAKSGLGIDEMLEAIVHRIPAPKGSADDPLRALIFDSWFDPYRGVVVLVRVMEGKLTRGTKIRFWSNGQVYVAESLGIFTPKALAVEELSAGEVGCIAANIKKISDAQTGDTVTEDARPAAGPLPGFQEIKPMVFAGLYPVDADNHGPLRDALEKLRLNDSALFYEAENSAALGFGFRCGFLGLLHMEIVQERLEREFDLNLITTAPGVRYRVIHKSGALIEVDNPTKFPEAGDIERVEEPVISATIITQEAYLGGILALLEEKRGTQKKFEYLSATRVILTYDLPLNEVVLDFYDRLKTVSRGYASFDYHLAGYQTAPLVKLDIMVAGEPLDALSMIVHRDFAHERGKVFVEKLRKLIPRQQFEVALQAAIGAKIVARETIHALRKNVIAKCYGGDISRKRKLLEKQKEGKKRMKRVGRIDIPQEAFLAVLKINE; the protein is encoded by the coding sequence ATGGACAGCAAATACATCCGCAATTTTTCGATCATCGCGCATATTGACCACGGCAAATCCACGCTGGCGGACCGGCTGCTGGAAGTCACCGGCGCGCTCGCGCAGCGCGAGATGATGGCGCAGGTGCTGGACACCATGGACCTGGAGCGCGAGCGTGGCATCACCATCAAGGCCCACGCCGTGCGCCTGATGTATCACGCGAAGGACGGCCACGACTATCAGCTCAATCTGATCGACACGCCGGGGCACGTGGATTTTTCTTATGAAGTATCACGGTCCCTCGCCGCGTGCGAAGGCGCGCTGCTGGTCGTCGACGCCTCGCAGGGCGTCGAGGCGCAGACCATCGCCAACGCCTTCCTCGCGCTCGAAAACAATCTGGAGATGATCCCGGTCATCAACAAGATTGACCTGCCCAGCGCCGAGCCGGAGATGGCCAAGCAGCAGATCGAGCACGCCATCGGCCTGCCGCCAGCCGACGCCATCCTGGTCAGCGCCAAGAGCGGTCTCGGTATTGACGAGATGCTGGAAGCCATCGTGCATCGCATCCCCGCGCCCAAGGGTTCGGCGGACGATCCACTGCGCGCGCTGATCTTCGATTCCTGGTTCGATCCCTATCGCGGCGTCGTCGTTCTGGTGCGCGTGATGGAAGGAAAGCTCACGCGCGGCACGAAGATACGCTTCTGGTCGAATGGTCAGGTCTACGTCGCGGAATCGCTCGGCATCTTCACGCCCAAGGCGTTGGCGGTGGAAGAGCTGTCGGCGGGCGAGGTCGGCTGCATCGCCGCCAACATCAAGAAAATCTCCGACGCGCAGACCGGCGACACCGTTACCGAAGACGCTCGTCCCGCCGCCGGTCCCCTGCCCGGCTTTCAAGAAATCAAGCCGATGGTCTTCGCGGGCCTTTATCCAGTGGACGCGGACAACCACGGCCCGCTGCGCGACGCGCTTGAGAAACTACGCCTGAACGACTCCGCGCTGTTCTATGAAGCGGAAAACTCCGCCGCGCTGGGCTTCGGTTTTCGTTGCGGATTCCTCGGCCTGCTGCACATGGAGATTGTGCAGGAGCGGCTCGAGCGCGAGTTTGACCTGAACCTCATTACCACCGCGCCGGGCGTGCGCTATCGCGTGATCCACAAGAGCGGCGCGCTGATCGAAGTCGATAATCCCACCAAGTTTCCCGAGGCCGGAGACATTGAGCGCGTGGAAGAGCCGGTCATCAGCGCGACCATCATCACGCAGGAAGCGTATCTCGGCGGCATTCTGGCGCTGCTCGAGGAGAAGCGCGGAACGCAGAAGAAGTTCGAGTATCTCTCGGCCACGCGCGTGATTCTGACTTACGACCTGCCGCTGAACGAAGTGGTGCTGGACTTCTACGATCGGCTGAAGACGGTCTCGCGCGGCTACGCCTCGTTTGACTATCATCTCGCGGGCTATCAGACCGCGCCTCTTGTAAAACTCGATATCATGGTGGCCGGCGAGCCGCTCGACGCGCTCAGCATGATCGTCCACCGCGATTTCGCGCATGAGCGCGGCAAGGTGTTTGTCGAGAAACTTCGCAAACTCATCCCGCGCCAGCAGTTCGAGGTCGCGCTGCAGGCGGCCATCGGCGCCAAGATCGTCGCCCGCGAGACCATCCACGCCCTGCGCAAGAACGTGATCGCCAAATGCTACGGCGGCGACATCTCGCGCAAACGCAAGCTCCTCGAAAAGCAAAAGGAAGGCAAGAAACGCATGAAGCGCGTGGGCCGCATCGACATCCCGCAAGAAGCCTTCCTCGCTGTGCTCAAGATCAACGAGTAG